A genomic stretch from Onychostoma macrolepis isolate SWU-2019 chromosome 02, ASM1243209v1, whole genome shotgun sequence includes:
- the LOC131531752 gene encoding protein shisa-like-2A, translated as MSSICTSYSSGERGFVKGFSCPTADSNARAVFCCGFNDMKYCCDDPNSFFPYEYGYMWWLSFGALAGLSIAAVVLLVFVITVCVLCYLFIVTKPSRRDNGLNLSVPGSDSASEPSLSTGPQGPKHFLNHKLECENRPADPEWLFQRCFAAAVTRVNVDGPT; from the exons ATGAGCTCGATATGTACGAGTTACAGTAGCGGAGAAAGGGGTTTCGTGAAGGGCTTCTCCTGTCCCACAGCGGACAGTAACGCTCGAGCGGTTTTCTGCTGTGGATTTAATGATATGAAGTACTGCTGTGATGATCCcaacagctttttcccttaTGAATATGGATATATGTGGTGGCTCAG TTTTGGAGCTCTGGCTGGTCTCTCCATTGCAGCTGTGGTCCTGTTAGTCTTCGTCATCACCGTGTGTGTTCTCTGCTACCTCTTCATCGTCACCAAACCCAGTCGCAGGGACAATGGCCTCAACCTTAGTGTGCCAG GATCTGACTCAGCATCTGAGCCCAGCCTTTCTACTGGACCTCAGGGTCCCAAACATTTCCTCAACCACAAACTGGAGTGTGAAAACCGTCCCGCTGACCCTGAGTGGCTCTTTCAGCGCTGCTTTGCTGCAGCTGTTACCAGAGTCAATGTGGACGGACCCACATAA